The Henckelia pumila isolate YLH828 chromosome 2, ASM3356847v2, whole genome shotgun sequence genome includes a window with the following:
- the LOC140884799 gene encoding uncharacterized protein — protein MDRDSKKYSEASVLFAYNGGGGAEGVHGLCNPSTRNPFLDSFSDPICKLNLQETSEFVKSFPVANGAETRDFLEISSQRNRDNGVNSVTRRSLEGPPTPGRPIFSFSTGNFSRKYVPSKWDDAEKWLVSGSSCIDSPAHNNHGLLKPLEPSRILSKQSSGYKPQLGEIFAEKSRFIAEEKVSKVLSTFHGSFALDHHHNSTTPINGVSLSTSADLLLKDKFTNAVKPLCPKFGDLGPLKEGFLFGDSVVKSMDDSAHEVKHRDIGTEMTPLGSSTTSRCPTPFKSTSPARHNTPADRSGPLSMASMDSSNTIDITQFQECHLEKLRHGTKYDSITSNWSSREEEEEDVSKSLRHFEMNSEFRKSVSESTTCVWDVEENTKSCLRYQREEAKIQAWVNLQSAKAEAESRKLEVKIQKMKSDLEEKLMKRMADVHRKAEEWRAEAKFQHSEQIFKTGQQARKGINRINSKYSGDKSCGCFPCNKYHI, from the exons ATGGACAGAGATAGCAAGAAGTACTCGGAAGCTTCAGTCTTGTTTGCTTATAATGGG GGAGGAGGGGCAGAGGGTGTTCATGGATTGTGCAACCCAAGCACAAGGAACCCATTCTTGGATTCTTTTTCAGACCCCATTTGCAAGCTGAATCTGCAAGAAACCTCCGAGTTTGTCAAGTCATTTCCAGTGGCAAATGGAGCCGAAACCAGGGATTTTCTGGAAATTTCATCTCAGAGAAATAGAGACAATGGGGTGAATTCTGTAACAAGGAGGAGTTTGGAAGGTCCTCCCACACCTGGGAGGCCTATTTTCAGCTTCAGCACTgggaatttttcaagaaaatatgTCCCTTCAAAATGGGATGATGCTGAAAAATGGTTGGTGAGTGGGAGTTCTTGCATCGACTCTCCTGCTCATAATAATCATGGCTTGTTGAAGCCATTGGAGCCCTCAAGAATTCTCTCCAAGCAATCCAGTGGGTACAAGCCACAGCTAGGTGAAATCTTTGCAGAAAAATCAAGGTTTATTGCAGAGGAAAAAGTTTCCAAAGTGCTTTCAACTTTTCATGGGTCTTTTGCACTGGACCATCACCATAACTCAACCACACCTATCAATGGGGTTTCACTTTCAACCTCAGCAGATTTACTCCTAAAAG ATAAATTCACAAATGCGGTGAAACCATTATGTCCAAAATTTGGAGACTTAGGCCCGTTGAAAGAAGGATTTTTGTTTGGAGATTCGGTAGTGAAATCAATGGATGACAGTGCACATGAGGTCAAACATAGAGATATTGGCACGGAAATGACTCCTCTTGGAAGTTCTACGACTTCAAGATGTCCAACACCATTCAAAAGCACATCACCGGCTCGCCACAACACGCCCGCTGATCGATCTGGTCCTTTATCCATGGCTAGTATGGATAGCTCAAATACCATTGATATAACACAATTTCAAGAGTGCCATTTGGAGAAACTGCGTCATGGGACGAAATATGACTCCATCACGTCGAATTGGAGCTCGAGAGAGGAAGAGGAGGAGGACGTATCGAAGAGTTTAAGGCATTTTGAGATGAATAGCGAATTTCGGAAAAGTGTTTCTGAATCAACAACTTGTGTTTGGGATGTAGAGGAAAACACTAAGAGCTGCCTTAG GTACCAAAGAGAAGAAGCCAAAATCCAAGCTTGGGTGAACCTTCAAAGTGCAAAAGCAGAAGCAGAATCAAGGAAACTTGAG GTTAAAATACAGAAAATGAAATCAGATTTGGAAGAAAAGCTGATGAAAAGGATGGCCGACGTGCATCGGAAAGCAGAAGAATGGAGAGCGGAAGCCAAGTTCCAGCATTCGGAACAAATCTTTAAAACCGGACAGCAAGCTCGTAAAGGGATCAACCGCATCAACTCGAAATATTCAGGGGACAAATCTTGTGGCTGCTTCCCTTGtaataaatatcatatttag